A section of the Anticarsia gemmatalis isolate Benzon Research Colony breed Stoneville strain chromosome 28, ilAntGemm2 primary, whole genome shotgun sequence genome encodes:
- the LOC142984787 gene encoding uncharacterized protein LOC142984787, producing the protein MFRVKMGVVIARLCLLLMLAVYSSYGGGCNFPEGWTGGWFQSGIPGLIYINSTNMQGKGDCAETDSNDKFLVYDRNEDCYRCLVIHEKHKYVLQYKETYCGQRDSLTTMCESITGDAALYSMFRKEPMPEPQPCPFHPAPFTFTYSRGSGDCMNPPSRAESCTDDSRLLLRYMACPDVPGTESNMEELICLATWKEGSTRYLVGLISQVQRMNTIATDEDMYRCFVYKGNHADKTVTYTIAQSGDATCNGLTSSVDGSRTMKLTNIDDEHNRCHFPSWIVEHHKWFSLDHKHQYKFTTKNATLKIEDQNGNIEEKRIVCHSILEQVEKNYVKLVAHLTRGCESGHVCVRVWRRGGGVLELQLGSTLAPAPQAACQDPPRYTPHVTLITTQLSPQHCPMMGRYTVVDSLADRRRRRQKDIDEPGTSVGETEKALECVMGAYDSASIGCGAAQDTIEFQSACTSTVYTCYGNWREGSRGLVVAAPRGSPRPHALCFIYTMHRRNDSAGGAVQYLSVSGVSGSCDRNVIPGLQGDKAYNLTINSKCEQTGMFGSAARRVLPAAALSLALALTLAALS; encoded by the exons GCGGCGGATGCAACTTCCCCGAGGGCTGGACGGGCGGCTGGTTCCAGTCCGGCATCCCGGGGCTCATCTACATCAACTCCACCAACATGCAGGGCAAGGGAGACTGCGCCGAGACAGACTCCAATGACAAGTTCCTTGTTTACGACAG GAATGAAGACTGCTACAGGTGTTTGGTGATACACGAAAAGCACAAATATGTATTGCAGTATAAAGAAA CGTACTGCGGCCAGCGCGATTCGCTAACAACGATGTGCGAGTCGATCACGGGCGACGCCGCGTTGTACTCCATGTTCAGGAAGGAGCCCATGCCGGAGCCGCAGCCCTGCCCCTTCCATCCAGCACCCTTCACATTCACGTATAGTCG TGGTTCCGGCGACTGCATGAACCCGCCGTCTCGCGCGGAGTCCTGCACGGATGACTCTCGGCTGCTGCTGCGGTACATGGCGTGCCCCGACGTGCCCGGCACTGAGAGTAACA TGGAGGAGCTGATCTGCCTGGCGACGTGGAAGGAGGGCTCCACGAGGTACTTAGTAGGCCTCATCTCACAAGTTCAGAGAATGAACACCATCGCTACTGATGAGGATATGTACAG GTGTTTCGTATACAAGGGCAACCACGCCGACAAGACGGTGACGTACACGATAGCTCAGTCGGGCGACGCCACGTGCAACGGGCTAACTTCCTCTGTCGACGGCTCCAGGACTATGAAGCTTACTAACA TCGACGACGAGCACAACCGCTGCCACTTCCCCAGCTGGATAGTGGAGCATCACAAATGGTTCAGCCTGGACCACAAGCATCAGTACAAGTTTACCACTAAGAATGCTACACTCAAg ATTGAGGACCAAAACGGCAACATAGAAGAGAAGCGGATAGTGTGTCACTCGATATTGGAGCAAGTTGAGAAAAACTACGTGAAACTCGTCGCTCATCTCACTAGGGGATG TGAGTCAGGTCACGTGTGTGTCCGCGtgtggcggcgcggcggcggcgtgctGGAGCTGCAGCTGGGCTCGACCCTGGCTCCGGCGCCGCAGGCCGCCTGCCAGGACCCGCCGCGGTACACGCCGCATGTCACACTTATCA CGACGCAGTTATCGCCGCAGCACTGTCCGATGATGGGTCGCTACACCGTGGTCGACTCGCTCGCAGACCGACGAAGGAGACGACAGAAAGATATAG ACGAGCCGGGCACATCGGTGGGTGAGACAGAGAAGGCTCTGGAGTGTGTGATGGGCGCCTACGACAGCGCCAGCATCGGCTGCGGGGCTGCGCAGGACACCATCGAGTTCCAGTCCGCGTGTACCAGCACAG TGTACACGTGCTACGGCAACTGGCGCGAGGGTTCCCGCGGGCTGGTGGTggcggcgccgcgcggctcCCCGCGGCCCCACGCGCTGTGCTTCATATACACCATGCACCGCAGGAACG ATTCAGCGGGCGGCGCGGTGCAGTACCTCTCTGTATCGGGCGTGTCGGGCTCGTGCGACCGCAATGTAATACCGGGCCTGCAAGGTGATAAGGCCTACAACCTAACTATAAACA GTAAGTGTGAGCAGACGGGCATGTTCGGCAGtgcggcgcggcgcgtgctGCCCGCGGCCGCGCTGAGCCTCGCGCTGGCGCTGACCCTCGCCGCGCTCAGCTGA